A stretch of Homo sapiens chromosome 12, GRCh38.p14 Primary Assembly DNA encodes these proteins:
- the SPATS2 gene encoding spermatogenesis-associated serine-rich protein 2 isoform X4 — MSRKQNQKDSSGFIFDLQSNTVLAQGGAFENMKEKINAVRAIVPNKSNNEIILVLQHFDNCVDKTVQAFMEGSASEVLKEWTVTGKKKNKKKKNKPKPAAEPSNGIPDSSKSVSIQEEQSAPSSEKGGMNGYHVNGAINDTESVDSLSEGLETLSIDARELEDPESAMLDTLDRTGSMLQNGVSDFETKSLTMHSIHNSQQPRNAAKSLSRPTTETQFSNMGMEDVPLATSKKLSSNIEKSVKDLQRCTVSLARYRVVVKEEMDASIKKMKQAFAELESWYSNAARVLGAKYCQV; from the exons ATTCATCAGGATTCATTTTTGATTTGCAGTCCAATACCGTACTGGCCCAGGGAGGAGCTTTTGAGAACATGAAAGAGAAG ATAAATGCGGTACGTGCAATAGTTCCTAATAAGAGCAACAATGAAATTATCCTGGTTTTGCAGCACTTTGATAACTGTGTGGACAAAACAGTACAAGCATTCATGGAAG GTAGTGCCAGTGAAGTACTCAAAGAATGGACAGTAACAGgcaagaaaaag aacaaaaagaagaaaaacaaaccgAAACCTGCCGCAGAACCAAGTAACGGCATCCCAGATTCCAGTAAATCAGTTTCCATTCAAGAGGAACAGTCTGCGCCTTCCTCAGAGAAAGGTGGTATGAATGGCTACCATGTCAATGGTGCCATCAATGACACTGAGTCTGTGGACTCACTCAGTGAAGGTTTGGAGACACTTTCAATAGATGCCAGAGAATTGGAGGATCCCGAGTCTGCCATGCTAGATACGCTGGATAGAACAG GATCCATGCTGCAGAATGGTGTCTCTgattttgagaccaagtctttgACTATGCACTCTATTCACAATTCTCAACAACCCAGGAATGCTGCCAAATCTCTCTCAAGACCTACCACAGAAACTCAGTTTTCAAATATGGGGATGGAAGATGTTCCCCTCGCCACCAGTAAAAAGCTAA GTTCCAATATTGAAAAATCTGTAAAAGACCTCCAGCGCTGCACAGTGTCTCTTGCACGGTATCGAGTTGTAGTTAAAGAAGAGATGGATGCctccattaagaaaatgaaacaagcCTTTGCTGAATTGGAGAGCTG gTATTCCAATGCTGCTAGAGTTCTTGG